Proteins encoded together in one Procambarus clarkii isolate CNS0578487 chromosome 67, FALCON_Pclarkii_2.0, whole genome shotgun sequence window:
- the Pdp gene encoding pyruvate dehydrogenase [acetyl-transferring]-phosphatase 1, mitochondrial isoform X1: protein MAKVFSCLYQNVRPLSRCLESKILCGEGVGARPIGSGLSCSSSGQVCWLSLTCGRFNAFPRPKLSPQEVTQILRQNEGVVQVSGGGDQEWTSQVIMPAATYSIDSVDSNQLESNSPIEDKLAVARCLHTTGYLFGVFDGHGGPECSQVVAKRLFDYVAASLLPRAELRRLVSEWKAGCRVPLTMVYNDSSHFVSELQEIYEASLLSYCDTLLTSVTQDFSMEDALIGSFIQLDNDLGHEVVKNQNSPVLEPLLRVALSGSVACVAHVDGPHLHVANTGDCGAVLGMQRQDTGGGWLAHRLTNDHSWENQSEIDRVLSEHPPIEAEYVVRNQRLLGMLMPFRAFGDFRFKWDRDTQIKIIQRYAGRDNIIPHCLTPPYLTAMPEVSYHRLRPHDRFLLMASDGLWECMSALNSVTLVGEYMSGRQTLQPVRFPRQAITLREIAQLLEQRQKGLCLKPVDTNASTHLIRHALGGSDAGLDHARLSHSLTLPPEVRRYFRDDISIHVIFFDSNFLRVCPVEI from the exons ATGGCCAAGGTGTTCTCCTGCTTGTATCAGAATGTGAGGCCTCTTTCTCGCTGTTTAGAAAGTAAAATCTTGTGTGGTGAGGGCGTTGGTGCTAGGCCTATAGGGTCGGGGTTATCCTGCAGTAGTTCAGGTCAAGTGTGTTGGCTCTCTCTCACATGTGGACGATTCAACGCCTTTCCTCGTCCTAAACTCTCCCCACAAGAG GTGACCCAGATTCTTCGTCAAAATGAAGGAGTAGTGCAAGTGAGCGGTGGTGGAGATCAAGAATGGACATCACAAGTTATCATGCCCGCAGCAACATATTCAATAGATTCTGTAGATTCTAATCAGCTGGAATCTAATTCTCCAATAGAAGACAAGCTGGCTGTTGCTCGATGTCTTCACACTACTG GTTATCTGTTTGGTGTTTTTGATGGTCATGGAGGTCCAGAGTGTAGCCAGGTGGTTGCCAAGCGGCTCTTTGACTATGTGGCTGCTTCACTGCTGCCCCGCGCAGAGCTGCGTAGACTTGTGTCTGAGTGGAAGGCTGGGTGTCGTGTTCCACTCACCATGGTGTATAACGATTCATCGCATTTTGTCTCAGAACTTCAAGAAATTTATGAAGCTTCTCTTTTGAGCTACTGTGACACTCTGCTGACCTCTGTTACTCAGGACTTCAGTATGGAAGATGCACTCATTGGTTCATTTATTCAACTGGACAATGACTTGGGTCATGAGGTAGTGAAGAATCAAAATTCACCCGTGCTGGAACCACTTCTCCGAGTAGCACTGTCAGGGTCTGTAGCATGCGTAGCTCATGTGGATGGTCCTCATCTCCATGTAGCTAATACAGGGGATTGTGGAGCTGTGCTAGGAATGCAAAGGCAAGACACAGGAGGTGGCTGGCTTGCACATCGTCTCACAAATGATCACTCGTGGGAAAATCAATCAGAAATAGATCGGGTATTGTCAGAGCATCCACCAATAGAAGCAGAGTATGTGGTAAGAAATCAGAGATTATTAGGGATGCTCATGCCATTCAGGGCCTTTGGAGATTTTCGTTTCAAATGGGACAGGGACACACAAATCAAAATAATTCAACGTTATGCAGGTCGCGATAATATTATTCCTCATTGTCTGACACCACCATACCTCACTGCTATGCCAGAAGTCTCTTATCATCGCTTGCGACCACATGATAGATTTTTACTTATGGCTTCAGATGGTCTATGGGAATGTATGAGTGCATTAAATTCTGTAACTTTGGTTGGAGAGTACATGAGTGGCCGTCAGACCCTCCAGCCAGTGCGATTCCCAAGACAAGCTATCACATTGAGGGAGATTGCTCAGTTGTTAGAGCAACGACAGAAAGGTTTGTGCCTGAAGCCAGTTGACACAAATGCATCTACACATTTGATACGTCATGCTCTAGGGGGATCAGATGCAGGTTTAGACCATGCACGTCTCTCACATTCACTGACGCTTCCACCGGAGGTGAGACGTTACTTCAGGGATGATATATCCATTCATGTAATATTCTTCGATTCTAATTTCTTAAGAGTATGCCCTGTGGAGATTTAA
- the Pdp gene encoding pyruvate dehydrogenase [acetyl-transferring]-phosphatase 1, mitochondrial isoform X2 gives MPAATYSIDSVDSNQLESNSPIEDKLAVARCLHTTGYLFGVFDGHGGPECSQVVAKRLFDYVAASLLPRAELRRLVSEWKAGCRVPLTMVYNDSSHFVSELQEIYEASLLSYCDTLLTSVTQDFSMEDALIGSFIQLDNDLGHEVVKNQNSPVLEPLLRVALSGSVACVAHVDGPHLHVANTGDCGAVLGMQRQDTGGGWLAHRLTNDHSWENQSEIDRVLSEHPPIEAEYVVRNQRLLGMLMPFRAFGDFRFKWDRDTQIKIIQRYAGRDNIIPHCLTPPYLTAMPEVSYHRLRPHDRFLLMASDGLWECMSALNSVTLVGEYMSGRQTLQPVRFPRQAITLREIAQLLEQRQKGLCLKPVDTNASTHLIRHALGGSDAGLDHARLSHSLTLPPEVRRYFRDDISIHVIFFDSNFLRVCPVEI, from the exons ATGCCCGCAGCAACATATTCAATAGATTCTGTAGATTCTAATCAGCTGGAATCTAATTCTCCAATAGAAGACAAGCTGGCTGTTGCTCGATGTCTTCACACTACTG GTTATCTGTTTGGTGTTTTTGATGGTCATGGAGGTCCAGAGTGTAGCCAGGTGGTTGCCAAGCGGCTCTTTGACTATGTGGCTGCTTCACTGCTGCCCCGCGCAGAGCTGCGTAGACTTGTGTCTGAGTGGAAGGCTGGGTGTCGTGTTCCACTCACCATGGTGTATAACGATTCATCGCATTTTGTCTCAGAACTTCAAGAAATTTATGAAGCTTCTCTTTTGAGCTACTGTGACACTCTGCTGACCTCTGTTACTCAGGACTTCAGTATGGAAGATGCACTCATTGGTTCATTTATTCAACTGGACAATGACTTGGGTCATGAGGTAGTGAAGAATCAAAATTCACCCGTGCTGGAACCACTTCTCCGAGTAGCACTGTCAGGGTCTGTAGCATGCGTAGCTCATGTGGATGGTCCTCATCTCCATGTAGCTAATACAGGGGATTGTGGAGCTGTGCTAGGAATGCAAAGGCAAGACACAGGAGGTGGCTGGCTTGCACATCGTCTCACAAATGATCACTCGTGGGAAAATCAATCAGAAATAGATCGGGTATTGTCAGAGCATCCACCAATAGAAGCAGAGTATGTGGTAAGAAATCAGAGATTATTAGGGATGCTCATGCCATTCAGGGCCTTTGGAGATTTTCGTTTCAAATGGGACAGGGACACACAAATCAAAATAATTCAACGTTATGCAGGTCGCGATAATATTATTCCTCATTGTCTGACACCACCATACCTCACTGCTATGCCAGAAGTCTCTTATCATCGCTTGCGACCACATGATAGATTTTTACTTATGGCTTCAGATGGTCTATGGGAATGTATGAGTGCATTAAATTCTGTAACTTTGGTTGGAGAGTACATGAGTGGCCGTCAGACCCTCCAGCCAGTGCGATTCCCAAGACAAGCTATCACATTGAGGGAGATTGCTCAGTTGTTAGAGCAACGACAGAAAGGTTTGTGCCTGAAGCCAGTTGACACAAATGCATCTACACATTTGATACGTCATGCTCTAGGGGGATCAGATGCAGGTTTAGACCATGCACGTCTCTCACATTCACTGACGCTTCCACCGGAGGTGAGACGTTACTTCAGGGATGATATATCCATTCATGTAATATTCTTCGATTCTAATTTCTTAAGAGTATGCCCTGTGGAGATTTAA